From the Burkholderia ubonensis genome, one window contains:
- the eat gene encoding ethanolamine permease, producing the protein MKAESNGRPAAGGKSSGQPALQQTLGTWQLWGIAVGLVISGEYFGWSYGWASAGTLGFVVTALFVAAMYTTFIFSFTELTTSIPHAGGPFAYARRAFGPTGGYLAGAATLVEFVFAPPAIALAIGAYLHVQFPGLEPKHAAMGAYLVFMALNIVGVQIAATFELVVTLLAIFELLVFMGVVSPGFAWSNFMKGGWAGADHFSVGSFHGMFAAIPFAIWFFLAIEGVAMAAEEAKNPKRSIPIAYVAGILTLVVLAIGVMVFAGGAGDWTKLANINDPLPQAMKYIVGENSGWMHMLVWLGLFGLVASFHGIILGYSRQIFALAREGYLPEWLGKVHPRFRTPHRAILAGGVVGIAAIYSDELIQFGGQTLTANIVTMSVFGAIVMYIVSMAALFKLRRTHPGMARPFRAPLYPLFPAFAIVAALICLATMVYFNGLVAMVFVAFLALGYAYFLATRAQRASAPGDALLEE; encoded by the coding sequence ATGAAAGCAGAGTCGAATGGCCGGCCCGCCGCCGGCGGCAAGTCGTCCGGCCAGCCCGCGCTGCAGCAGACGCTCGGGACCTGGCAGTTGTGGGGCATCGCGGTCGGCCTCGTGATTTCCGGCGAGTATTTCGGCTGGAGTTACGGCTGGGCGAGCGCGGGCACGCTGGGCTTCGTGGTCACCGCGCTGTTCGTCGCGGCGATGTACACCACCTTCATCTTCAGCTTCACCGAGCTGACCACGTCGATTCCGCATGCGGGCGGCCCGTTCGCGTATGCGCGCCGCGCGTTCGGCCCGACGGGCGGCTACCTGGCGGGCGCGGCGACGCTCGTCGAGTTCGTGTTCGCGCCACCCGCGATCGCGCTCGCGATCGGCGCGTACCTGCACGTGCAGTTCCCGGGGCTCGAGCCGAAGCATGCGGCGATGGGCGCGTATCTCGTGTTCATGGCGCTGAACATCGTCGGCGTGCAGATCGCCGCGACCTTCGAGCTCGTCGTCACGCTGCTCGCGATCTTCGAGCTGCTGGTGTTCATGGGCGTCGTGTCGCCGGGCTTCGCGTGGAGCAACTTCATGAAGGGCGGCTGGGCTGGCGCCGATCACTTCAGCGTCGGCTCGTTCCACGGGATGTTCGCGGCGATCCCGTTCGCGATCTGGTTCTTCCTCGCGATCGAAGGCGTCGCGATGGCGGCCGAGGAAGCGAAGAACCCGAAGCGCTCGATCCCGATCGCGTACGTGGCCGGCATCCTGACGCTCGTCGTTCTCGCGATCGGCGTGATGGTGTTCGCGGGCGGCGCGGGCGACTGGACCAAGCTCGCGAACATCAACGACCCGCTGCCGCAGGCGATGAAATACATCGTCGGCGAGAACAGCGGCTGGATGCACATGCTCGTGTGGCTCGGCCTGTTCGGCCTGGTCGCGTCGTTCCACGGGATCATCCTCGGCTACTCGCGCCAGATCTTCGCGCTGGCCCGCGAAGGCTACCTGCCGGAGTGGCTCGGCAAGGTGCATCCGCGCTTCAGGACCCCGCATCGCGCGATCCTCGCGGGCGGCGTGGTCGGCATCGCGGCGATCTACAGCGACGAGCTGATCCAGTTCGGCGGCCAGACGCTGACCGCGAACATCGTCACGATGTCGGTGTTCGGCGCGATCGTGATGTATATCGTCAGCATGGCCGCGCTGTTCAAGCTGCGCCGCACGCATCCGGGCATGGCGCGGCCGTTCCGCGCGCCGCTGTATCCGTTGTTCCCGGCGTTCGCGATCGTCGCCGCGCTGATCTGCCTCGCGACGATGGTGTATTTCAACGGGCTCGTCGCGATGGTGTTCGTCGCGTTCCTCGCGCTCGGCTACGCGTACTTCCTCGCGACCCGCGCGCAGCGCGCGAGCGCGCCGGGCGACGCGCTGCTGGAGGAATGA
- a CDS encoding ethanolamine ammonia-lyase subunit EutB, with protein MSYTETIGSRTYRFADLKTLLAKASPLRSGDQLAGVAAASEEERVAAKIALAGVPLKAFLSEALIPYEDDEVTRLIVDDHDAAAFAEVSHLTVGDFRNWLLSPAADGAALERIAPGLTPEMVAAVSKLMRNQDLIAAARKRRVVTRFRNTVGLPGRMSVRLQPNHPTDDVKGIAASMLDGLMYGCGDAMIGINPATDSLAAIVKLLAMIDGFRERYRVPTQSCVLTHVTNTIAAIEKGAPVDLVFQSIAGTEKANASFGISLALLGEARDAALSLQRGTVGNNLMYFETGQGSALSANAHHGVDQQTCEVRAYAVARKFEPFLVNTVVGFIGPEYLYDGKQIIRAGLEDHFCGKLLGVPMGCDICYTNHAEADQDDMDTLLTLLGAAGINFIMGIPGADDVMLNYQSTSFHDQLYVREVLGLRRAPEFEEWLETMEIADAHGALRAASARVPLLAGANDWMGLSA; from the coding sequence ATGTCCTACACGGAGACGATCGGTTCGCGCACCTACCGCTTCGCGGACCTGAAGACGCTGCTCGCGAAGGCGAGCCCGCTGCGTTCCGGCGACCAGCTCGCCGGCGTCGCGGCGGCGAGCGAGGAGGAGCGCGTCGCCGCGAAGATCGCGCTCGCGGGCGTGCCGCTCAAGGCGTTCCTGAGCGAAGCGCTGATTCCCTACGAAGACGACGAGGTCACGCGCCTGATCGTCGACGATCACGATGCGGCCGCGTTCGCGGAAGTCTCGCACCTGACGGTCGGCGACTTCCGCAACTGGCTGCTGTCGCCGGCGGCCGACGGCGCGGCGCTCGAACGGATCGCGCCGGGCCTCACGCCGGAGATGGTCGCGGCCGTGTCGAAGCTGATGCGCAACCAGGACCTGATCGCGGCGGCGAGGAAGCGCCGCGTCGTCACGCGCTTTCGCAACACGGTCGGGCTGCCGGGCCGGATGTCGGTGCGGCTGCAGCCGAACCACCCGACCGACGACGTGAAGGGGATCGCCGCGTCGATGCTCGACGGGCTGATGTACGGCTGCGGTGACGCGATGATCGGCATCAACCCGGCCACCGACAGCCTCGCCGCGATCGTGAAGCTGCTCGCGATGATCGACGGCTTCCGCGAGCGCTACCGCGTGCCGACCCAGTCGTGCGTGCTCACGCACGTGACCAACACGATCGCGGCGATCGAGAAGGGCGCGCCGGTCGATCTGGTGTTCCAGTCGATCGCGGGCACCGAGAAGGCGAACGCGAGCTTCGGCATCTCGCTCGCGCTGCTCGGCGAGGCGCGCGACGCGGCGCTGTCGCTCCAGCGCGGCACGGTCGGCAACAATCTCATGTACTTCGAGACGGGGCAGGGCAGCGCGCTGTCCGCGAACGCGCACCACGGCGTCGACCAGCAGACCTGCGAGGTGCGCGCCTATGCGGTCGCGCGCAAGTTCGAGCCGTTCCTCGTGAACACGGTGGTCGGCTTCATCGGGCCGGAATACCTGTACGACGGCAAGCAGATCATCCGCGCGGGGCTCGAGGATCATTTCTGCGGCAAGCTGCTCGGCGTGCCGATGGGCTGCGACATCTGCTACACGAACCACGCGGAAGCGGACCAGGACGACATGGACACGCTGCTGACGCTGCTGGGTGCGGCCGGCATCAACTTCATCATGGGGATTCCGGGCGCGGACGACGTGATGCTGAACTACCAGAGCACGTCGTTCCACGACCAGCTGTACGTGCGCGAGGTGCTCGGCCTGCGCCGCGCGCCCGAGTTCGAGGAATGGCTGGAGACGATGGAGATCGCCGACGCGCACGGCGCGCTGCGCGCCGCGTCGGCGCGCGTGCCGCTGCTCGCGGGCGCGAACGACTGGATGGGGCTTTCAGCATGA
- a CDS encoding heavy metal translocating P-type ATPase — MTDALRTPDPRHRHADGAATCCADARDTQACCAGDAAPAGGEHAHGDAAARGVRPEADGHEHADSRAHGAQHDHGVAAAGGARGDGHVHGAACSQGHAHEHAHDHDHDHDHDHDHDHDHAAGDCCAPAALTLAPLPVSQATASGDVRSAFRIMQMDCPTEETLIRKKLGGMREVSALEFNLMQRMLTVEHAPGAQAAIAGAIRTLGMTPEAASADAPPSRARAEPAKPWWPLALAGVAAIASEAVSWAGLPSWLAAVLALGAVLACGITTYKKGWIALRNGNLNINALMSIAVTGAMAIGQWPEAAMVMVLFTIAELIEAKSLDRARNAIQGLMRLAPDTATVRDADGSWRTVEAAQVALGAIVRVKPGERIGLDGEVVDGRSTVNQAPITGESLPVEKTAGDTVFAGTINESGSFEYRVTAVASNTTLARIIHAVEEAQGAKAPTQRFVDQFARVYTPIVFAIALLVAVAPPLVAGGAWHEWIYRALVLLVIACPCALVISTPVTIVSGLAAAARRGILVKGGVYLEEGRELGWLALDKTGTITHGKPVQTDFVLRAADVDAARVRHLAASLAARSDHPVSQAIAAAARAEAEDAAPFADVQDFEALVGRGVRGAIDGARYWLGNHRLVEELARCSPSLEAQLDALEREGKSVVMLIDETRVLGVFAVADTIKETSRAAIAELHALGIRTAMLTGDNPHTAQAIARQAGIDDARGNQLPEDKLAAVEELATSGAGAVGMVGDGINDAPALARADIGFAMGAMGTDAAIETADVALMDDDLRKIPAFVRLSRATHRVLVQNIGFALGVKLVFLGLTVAGLGTMWMAVFADAGASLIVVGNGLRLLSKAGVFDGARTQR, encoded by the coding sequence ATGACCGACGCCCTGCGTACCCCCGACCCACGACACCGCCATGCCGACGGCGCCGCGACCTGCTGCGCCGACGCGCGCGACACGCAGGCGTGCTGCGCCGGCGACGCGGCGCCGGCGGGCGGCGAGCACGCACACGGCGATGCGGCGGCGCGCGGCGTACGTCCGGAGGCCGATGGTCATGAGCACGCCGATTCGCGCGCGCACGGCGCGCAGCACGATCACGGCGTCGCTGCTGCGGGCGGGGCGCGGGGGGATGGGCACGTGCATGGGGCGGCTTGTTCGCAGGGCCACGCCCACGAGCATGCTCACGACCACGACCACGACCACGACCACGACCACGACCACGACCACGACCACGCGGCCGGCGACTGCTGCGCGCCCGCCGCGCTGACGCTCGCGCCGCTGCCCGTGTCGCAGGCCACGGCGTCCGGCGACGTGCGTTCCGCGTTCCGGATCATGCAGATGGACTGCCCGACCGAGGAGACGCTGATCCGCAAGAAGCTCGGCGGGATGCGCGAGGTGTCGGCGCTCGAATTCAACCTGATGCAGCGGATGCTGACGGTCGAGCACGCGCCCGGCGCACAGGCGGCGATCGCCGGCGCGATCCGCACGCTCGGCATGACGCCCGAGGCCGCGTCCGCCGATGCGCCGCCGTCGCGCGCGCGCGCCGAGCCGGCGAAGCCGTGGTGGCCGCTCGCGCTGGCCGGCGTCGCCGCGATCGCGTCGGAGGCCGTGAGCTGGGCCGGCCTGCCGTCGTGGCTCGCGGCGGTGCTCGCGCTCGGCGCGGTGCTCGCGTGCGGGATCACCACCTACAAGAAGGGCTGGATCGCGCTGCGCAACGGCAACCTGAACATCAACGCGCTGATGAGCATCGCGGTGACGGGCGCGATGGCGATAGGCCAATGGCCGGAAGCCGCGATGGTGATGGTGCTGTTCACGATCGCCGAACTGATCGAGGCGAAGTCGCTCGACCGCGCGCGCAACGCGATCCAGGGGCTGATGCGGCTCGCGCCGGATACGGCGACGGTGCGCGACGCCGACGGTTCGTGGCGCACCGTCGAGGCCGCGCAGGTCGCGCTCGGCGCGATCGTGCGCGTGAAGCCGGGCGAGCGGATCGGCCTGGACGGCGAAGTCGTCGACGGCCGCTCGACCGTGAACCAGGCGCCGATCACCGGCGAGAGCCTGCCCGTCGAGAAGACGGCCGGCGATACCGTGTTCGCCGGCACGATCAACGAATCCGGCTCGTTCGAGTACCGGGTGACCGCGGTCGCGTCGAACACGACGCTCGCGCGGATCATCCACGCGGTCGAGGAGGCGCAGGGCGCGAAGGCGCCGACGCAGCGCTTCGTCGACCAGTTCGCGCGCGTCTACACGCCGATCGTGTTCGCGATCGCGCTGCTGGTCGCCGTGGCGCCGCCGCTCGTCGCGGGCGGCGCATGGCACGAATGGATCTACCGCGCGCTGGTGCTGCTGGTGATCGCGTGCCCGTGCGCGCTCGTGATCTCGACGCCGGTGACGATCGTGTCGGGCCTCGCCGCCGCGGCGCGGCGCGGGATTCTCGTGAAGGGCGGCGTCTACCTGGAAGAGGGGCGCGAGCTCGGGTGGCTCGCGCTCGACAAGACCGGCACGATCACGCACGGCAAGCCGGTGCAGACCGATTTCGTGCTGCGCGCGGCCGACGTCGACGCCGCACGCGTGCGGCACCTCGCCGCGAGCCTCGCCGCGCGGTCGGATCATCCGGTGTCGCAGGCGATCGCGGCGGCGGCCCGCGCAGAGGCAGAGGATGCCGCGCCGTTCGCCGACGTGCAGGACTTCGAAGCGCTCGTCGGGCGCGGCGTGCGCGGCGCGATCGACGGCGCGCGCTACTGGCTCGGCAACCACCGGCTCGTCGAGGAGCTGGCGCGCTGCTCGCCGTCGCTGGAAGCGCAGCTCGACGCGCTGGAGCGCGAGGGCAAGAGCGTCGTGATGCTGATCGACGAGACCCGCGTGCTCGGCGTGTTCGCGGTCGCCGACACGATCAAGGAGACGAGCCGCGCGGCGATCGCCGAGCTGCATGCGCTCGGCATCCGCACCGCGATGCTGACGGGCGACAACCCGCACACCGCGCAGGCGATCGCACGGCAGGCCGGCATCGACGACGCGCGCGGCAACCAGCTGCCCGAGGACAAGCTCGCGGCGGTCGAGGAGCTCGCCACGAGCGGTGCGGGCGCGGTCGGGATGGTCGGCGACGGGATCAACGACGCGCCGGCGCTCGCGCGCGCCGACATCGGCTTCGCGATGGGCGCGATGGGCACCGATGCCGCGATCGAGACCGCCGACGTCGCGCTGATGGACGACGACCTGCGCAAGATTCCCGCGTTCGTGCGGCTGTCGCGCGCGACGCATCGCGTGCTGGTGCAGAACATCGGTTTCGCGCTCGGCGTGAAGCTCGTGTTCCTCGGCCTGACCGTCGCGGGGCTCGGCACGATGTGGATGGCGGTGTTCGCCGACGCGGGCGCGAGCCTGATCGTCGTCGGCAACGGCTTGCGGCTGCTGTCGAAGGCCGGTGTGTTCGACGGCGCGCGCACGCAGCGCTGA
- a CDS encoding PadR family transcriptional regulator, with the protein MPVSRPSPLALAVLATLTETPMHPYGMLQQLKSRGHDEVVNVRQRTSLYQTIDRLLRDGLIAVHDTERDGAFPERTRYELTDAGRAAGEAWLRAQLAEPAREFPAFGAGLAFLPLLDADDARQQLERRIAALEAERARVESLRNAAQADQVPRLFLLHNEHALVLLDAELGWVRSVVDHLRIGALRWVDG; encoded by the coding sequence ATGCCGGTCAGCCGCCCGTCACCGCTCGCCCTCGCCGTGCTGGCGACCCTCACCGAAACGCCGATGCATCCGTACGGGATGCTGCAGCAACTCAAATCGCGCGGCCACGACGAAGTCGTCAACGTGCGGCAGCGCACGAGCCTGTACCAGACGATCGACCGCCTGCTGCGCGACGGCCTGATCGCCGTGCACGACACCGAGCGCGACGGCGCGTTTCCGGAACGCACGCGCTACGAACTCACCGATGCCGGGCGCGCCGCCGGGGAGGCGTGGCTGCGCGCGCAGCTCGCGGAGCCCGCGCGCGAGTTTCCGGCGTTCGGCGCCGGGCTCGCGTTCCTGCCGCTGCTCGACGCCGACGACGCCCGTCAGCAGCTCGAGCGCCGCATCGCCGCGCTCGAAGCCGAACGCGCGCGCGTCGAATCGCTGCGCAACGCCGCGCAGGCCGACCAGGTGCCGCGCCTGTTCCTGCTGCATAACGAGCATGCGCTCGTGCTGCTCGACGCCGAGCTCGGCTGGGTGCGCAGCGTCGTCGACCACCTGCGGATCGGCGCGCTGCGCTGGGTCGACGGCTGA
- a CDS encoding zinc ribbon domain-containing protein — MGLLKRVFGGWGGRHGGGHGGSHGSHGSHGSHGSHGSHGSHGSHGGGHGSGPQSGHGGGHHGERGRELYDAHDAHGRDRDRHDWGRQPPTGGRGVPGADLSLRQLVCAGCGALNAPAARFCAQCGVSQRGRACGRCQAALAADARFCPNCGTQAG; from the coding sequence ATGGGGTTGCTGAAACGGGTGTTTGGCGGGTGGGGTGGTCGGCACGGGGGCGGGCACGGCGGCTCACACGGCTCACACGGCTCACACGGCTCACACGGCTCACACGGCTCACACGGCTCACACGGCTCACACGGCGGCGGGCACGGCAGCGGACCGCAGAGCGGCCATGGCGGCGGCCATCACGGCGAGCGAGGCCGCGAACTGTACGACGCGCACGACGCGCACGGCCGCGATCGCGATCGCCATGACTGGGGCCGGCAGCCGCCGACCGGCGGCCGGGGCGTGCCCGGCGCCGACTTGTCGTTGCGCCAACTCGTATGCGCGGGCTGCGGTGCGCTCAACGCGCCGGCCGCGCGATTTTGCGCGCAGTGCGGCGTATCGCAGCGTGGCCGCGCGTGCGGCCGTTGCCAGGCAGCACTCGCCGCCGACGCGCGCTTTTGTCCGAACTGCGGGACGCAGGCCGGCTAG
- a CDS encoding mechanosensitive ion channel, giving the protein MDASSFITTLQTTLGGYLPKIAGAIGILVIGWLIAVAARAGTLRLLGALKVDQRIAESTGQGAYVERIVAGGLFWLVLLVTAVGIFNVLNLYAVSNPFSLLVTHIVDYLPNLIGGAALALIAWLIASLLRSLANRALKACKVDDKLTESAGMQPMSGYLGDVLFWLVILMFLPAILSAFALSGLLSPVQGMVDKLLAIVPNLFAAAVIGTVGWIVARVLRGLVTNLLIAAGADKLTERLDSPTPVRVSSFVGTVVYVFVFVPTLISALDALKIDVISGPATNMLNQFLAAVPDIVAALVIVLVTFYFARFVAALAQKLLVAAGVDGLPKVLGVEPVFSGMLQPSVLAARLIVFFAMLFAAVEASNRLGFSQVRDVVTLFIEFGGHVLMGGVILVIGFWLAGLARRVIQQADTQHSVLFARIAQFAILGLVFAMGLRAMGIANEIVQLAFGLVLGAIAVAVALSFGLGGRDAAGKLLDRWFNQRGGE; this is encoded by the coding sequence ATGGATGCATCCAGCTTCATCACAACGCTGCAGACCACGCTGGGCGGCTACCTGCCCAAGATCGCCGGCGCGATCGGCATCCTGGTGATCGGCTGGCTGATCGCCGTCGCGGCGCGGGCCGGCACGCTGCGGCTGCTCGGTGCGCTGAAGGTCGACCAGCGGATCGCCGAAAGCACCGGCCAGGGCGCGTACGTCGAGCGCATCGTCGCCGGCGGCCTGTTCTGGCTCGTGCTGCTCGTCACCGCGGTGGGCATCTTCAACGTGCTCAACCTGTACGCGGTGTCCAATCCGTTCTCGCTGCTCGTCACCCACATCGTCGACTACCTGCCGAACCTGATCGGCGGCGCGGCGCTCGCGCTGATCGCGTGGCTGATCGCGTCGCTGTTGCGCAGCCTCGCGAACCGCGCGCTGAAAGCGTGCAAGGTCGACGACAAGCTGACCGAAAGCGCCGGCATGCAGCCGATGAGCGGCTATCTCGGCGACGTGCTGTTCTGGCTCGTGATCCTGATGTTCCTGCCGGCGATCCTGTCCGCGTTCGCGCTGTCGGGCCTGCTGTCGCCGGTGCAGGGGATGGTCGACAAGCTGCTCGCGATCGTGCCGAACCTGTTCGCGGCGGCCGTGATCGGCACCGTCGGCTGGATCGTCGCGCGCGTGCTGCGCGGGCTCGTCACGAACCTGCTGATCGCGGCGGGCGCCGACAAGCTCACCGAGCGCCTCGACAGCCCGACGCCGGTGCGCGTGTCGAGCTTCGTCGGCACGGTCGTCTACGTGTTCGTGTTCGTGCCGACGCTGATCTCCGCGCTCGACGCGCTGAAGATCGACGTGATCTCCGGCCCCGCGACCAACATGCTGAACCAGTTCCTCGCCGCGGTGCCGGACATCGTCGCGGCACTCGTGATCGTGCTCGTCACGTTCTACTTCGCGCGCTTCGTCGCCGCGCTCGCGCAGAAGCTGCTGGTCGCGGCGGGCGTCGACGGCCTGCCGAAGGTGCTCGGCGTCGAGCCGGTGTTCTCGGGCATGCTGCAGCCGTCGGTGCTGGCCGCGCGGCTGATCGTGTTCTTCGCGATGCTGTTCGCCGCGGTCGAGGCGTCGAACCGGCTCGGCTTCTCGCAGGTGCGCGACGTGGTCACGCTGTTCATCGAGTTCGGCGGCCACGTGCTGATGGGCGGCGTGATCCTCGTGATCGGCTTCTGGCTCGCGGGCCTCGCGCGCCGCGTGATCCAGCAGGCGGACACGCAGCACAGCGTGCTGTTCGCGCGCATCGCGCAATTCGCGATCCTCGGCCTCGTGTTCGCGATGGGGCTGCGCGCGATGGGCATCGCGAACGAGATCGTGCAGCTCGCGTTCGGCCTCGTGCTCGGCGCGATCGCGGTGGCCGTTGCGCTGTCGTTCGGCCTCGGCGGACGCGACGCGGCCGGCAAGCTGCTCGATCGCTGGTTCAATCAGCGCGGCGGCGAGTAA
- the cadR gene encoding Cd(II)/Pb(II)-responsive transcriptional regulator, whose protein sequence is MKIGELAKAARCTPETIRFYEKEGLMPDAERTDANYRNYTETHVERLRFIRNCRALDMAHDEIRALLRLTDTPGDRCDSINALLDEHIGHVDARLAELTHLRDQLTELRRQCVGEHSVEDCGIVQGLATMETVAPAAKRTHLG, encoded by the coding sequence ATGAAGATCGGCGAACTGGCCAAGGCGGCGCGCTGCACGCCCGAGACGATCCGCTTCTACGAGAAGGAGGGTCTGATGCCCGATGCGGAGCGCACCGACGCGAACTACCGGAACTACACGGAAACCCATGTCGAACGGCTGCGCTTCATCCGCAACTGCCGCGCGCTCGACATGGCGCACGACGAGATCCGCGCGCTGCTGCGCCTCACCGATACGCCCGGCGATCGCTGCGATTCGATCAATGCGCTGCTCGATGAACACATCGGGCACGTCGACGCGCGGCTGGCCGAACTGACGCATCTGCGCGACCAGCTGACCGAATTGCGCCGCCAATGCGTGGGCGAGCACTCGGTCGAGGACTGCGGGATCGTGCAGGGGCTCGCGACGATGGAGACGGTTGCGCCGGCCGCGAAACGCACGCACCTCGGCTGA